Proteins from one Pseudoliparis swirei isolate HS2019 ecotype Mariana Trench chromosome 22, NWPU_hadal_v1, whole genome shotgun sequence genomic window:
- the LOC130212879 gene encoding trypsin-1-like, producing MRSLVFVLLIGAAFALEEDKIVGGYECTPHTQAHQVSLNSGYHFCGGSLVSADWVVSAAHCYKSRVEVRLGEHNIKVTEGSEQFIRSSRVIRHPDYSSYNINNDVMLIKLSKPAVLNQYVKVVALPSSCAPAGTMCKVTGWGNTMSSTAIGYKLQCLNIPILSERDCDNSYPGMITDAMFCAGYLEGGKDSCQGDSGGPVVCNGELQGVVSWGYGCAEKGNPGVYAKVCLFTSWLESTMASY from the exons ATGAGGTCTCTGGTCTTCGTTCTGCTCATCGGAGCTGCTT ttgcCTTGGAGGAGGACAAGATTGTCGGAGGCTATGAGTGCACGCCACACACCCAGGCCCATCAGGTGTCTCTGAACTCTGGCTACCACTTCTGTGGAGGCTCCCTGGTCAGCGCGGACTGGGTGGTGTCTGCTGCTCACTGCTACAAATC CCGTGTGGAGGTGCGTCTCGGAGAGCACAACATCAAGGTCACCGAGGGAAGCGAGCAGTTCATCCGCTCCTCTCGTGTCATCCGTCACCCCGACTACAGCTCCTACAACATCAACAATGACGTCATGCTGATCAAGCTGAGCAAGCCCGCCGTCCTCAACCAGTACGTGAAGGTTGTGGCTCTGCCCTCCAGCTGTGCCCCCGCTGGCACCATGTGCAAAGTCACTGGCTGGGGAAACACCATGAGCTCCA CCGCTATCGGTTACAAGCTGCAGTGCCTGAACATCCCCATCCTGTCCGAGAGGGACTGTGACAACTCCTACCCCGGCATGATCACCGACGCCATGTTCTGCGCTGGATACCTggagggaggcaaggactcctgcCAG ggtgaCTCCGGTGGCCCCGTCGTGTGCAACGGTGAGCTGCAGGGTGTTGTGTCCTGGGGCTACGGATGTGCTGAGAAAGGCAACCCCGGTGTCTACGCCAAG GTCTGCCTCTTCACCAGTTGGCTGGAGAGCACCATGGCCAGCTATTGA